In the Mycolicibacter minnesotensis genome, CGACTGGGCGCGTTGCAGGACGTCGGCGTCATCGAGGAACTGGCGGTGAACGGGAACGCCATAGTGATCACACTGAGCCCGGGGCATCTTTGGCGAGATCGCGGCGACGAGATCCGCGTCGCCCTCGATGAGGCCCTGCGAGACCCCACGCACTGGCAGGTGGAGCCCATCGAGCCCACCGGCGACATCACACAGGTGGTTGAGGATCTGCTCGCAGGGCCAATCGGCGCGATCGCCGCATCGCACGGCGGAGCGATCGAACTGGTAGGGGTCAGCAGTGATCAGGTGCGGGTGCGGTTGTCCGGGGCCTGCCGAGGCTGCCCGGCTTCGGAGACGACGCTGCACGACAGGCTCCAACACGATCTCCGCCGACGGTTCGGCGACC is a window encoding:
- a CDS encoding NifU family protein; its protein translation is MIPLHAEATEDPQRVRWIAPHDRMPAGGRVRWAPGRLGALQDVGVIEELAVNGNAIVITLSPGHLWRDRGDEIRVALDEALRDPTHWQVEPIEPTGDITQVVEDLLAGPIGAIAASHGGAIELVGVSSDQVRVRLSGACRGCPASETTLHDRLQHDLRRRFGDQITVAVANASATATVGRRLLTLFVRGSGGGELRRD